The genomic segment TCAAGATCGTCATATTGTTCCTCGTCTTCATGGTCGTGATGGCCATGTTCGGCAAGTTCCGCTTTCCCGGCCAGCAGCGCCTCGCCTCTGCGCGCTGCAAGAACTGCGGCCGGTTCCGCCTTGGCAAGGGTCCGTGCGACTGCCGGAAAGGCAAGGCGAAATGATCGTATGGCTGCTGGCAGGGCTCGGTCTGCTGATTCTGCTTCTGGCGGGGGATGCCCTCGTGAAAGGAGCTGTTAACCTCAGCCTGCGTGTGGGCATACCTGCGCTCATCGTCAGCCTAACGATCGTGGCCTTCGGGACCTCGGCACCAGAGCTGCTGATCTCGGTCAATGCCGTGCTGGATGACAAGCCGGGCCTCGGGCTGGGCAACGTGGTGGGCTCGAACACCGCCAACATCCTGCTGGTGCTGGGCGTGCCGGCGCTGATGACGGGCCTGCACACCAGCCAGTGCGACACCCGCAAGACCTATCTCTTCATGATCGGCGCGACGGTGATCTTCATCGGCCTCGCCTTCCGCGGCACGTTCGACATGCTGGCGGGTGGCCTGCTGCTGGGGATGCTGGCCTTCGTGCTGGCCGATGCCTTCCGCGAGGCGCGCAACCACCGCCGCGCCTGTGCCGCCGCCGCGCTCGACCCCGATGACGAGGAAGAGGTCGAAGGCGCCGACCCCAACATGCCGTGGTGGCAGATCTACGTCTTCCTCGTGCTGGGCCTCGTCGGCCTGCCACTGGGCGCCGACCTTCTGGTCGACAACGCCTCGATCATCGCGCGGCGCTACGGCGTCAGCGACTCGGTGATCGGGCTGACGCTGGTGGCGCTGGGCACCTCGCTGCCGGAACTGGCAACAACGGTCATGGCGGCCCTGCGTCGTCAGGCCGACGTGGCGCTGGGCAACGTGATCGGGTCGAACCTGTTCAACCTGCTGGCCATCATCGGCATCACCACGATGATCGGAGAGATCCCGGTCGACCCCGAGTTCCTGCAATTCGACCTGTGGGTAATGCTGGGCGCCTCGCTGCTGCTGGGGCCTTTCGTCCTGATGAAGATAGATATCAACCGGATCTGGGGCATTGTCCTGACGGCGCTCTATCTCGTCTATGTCACGTTCATACTGACCTGAAGAGGGGGCGCGCGGAATGACACGGGCACTTGTAACGGGAGCAGGCAAGCGGCTGGGCCGCGCGATGGCGCTGGACCTGGCGCGGCGCGGGCATGACGTGGCGGTGCATTACGCAAGCTCCGCCGATGCCGCCGCCGAGGTGGTTTCTGAAATCGAGGGCATGGGCCGCCGCGCCGTGGCGCTGCAGGCCGACCTGCTGGCCGAGGACGAGGTGCAGGCCCTTCTGCCCCGCGCGGCCGAGGCGCTGGGCGGGCCGATCCTGACGCTGGTGAACAACGCCTCGATCTTCGAATACGACAGGATCGAAACCGCCACTCGCGACAGCTGGGACAGGCATCTCGAAAGCAACCTGCGCGCGCCTTTCGTGCTGATCCAGGCACTCGCCGCGCAGATCCCCGACCCGGAGACCGACGAGAACGGTGAGCCGGTCGCGCAGGGGCTGGCGGTCAACATGATCGACCAGCGCGTGCGCAAGCTGACGCCCGAGTTCATGAGCTACACCATCGCCAAGTCGGCGCTCTGGACCCTGACCCGCACCGCCGCGCAGGGTTTGGCGCCGAAAGTCAGGGTCAACGGCATCGGCCCCGGCCCCACGATCATCGGCCACCGGCAGAGCGACGACCACTTCCGCCGACAGCGTCAATCGACCGTTCTGGAACGCGGCGCCGACGCCACCGACATCACCGCCGCGCTGGGCTACCTGCTCGATGCGCGGGCCGTGACGGGCCAGTTGATATGCGTCGACGGCGGTCAGCATCTCGGCTGGCAGACACCCGATATTCAGGGGGTCGAACCCTGACCCCGCGACAAGTTGTGCACGTGTCACGGTGCCGTGAAGGAAGCGTTACAAAAAATTTAATGTTTTCAGTGCATTGGTGTATATACAGTTTTTTATATAGTGAAATCAATAGGTTAAAAAACCGATTAAATTTTAGGCAACTCAACGAAGCCGTCCAAAAACAACGAGAATTTTGGTGTACCAATAAGTTGTCCGCAGCCTTATCCACAGGAATCGTGGAAAGCTTTCCTCTTGATCCTGCCGGGTTAAGATTGCAGCCAAGGCCAAGAATCATCAAGTACCCTGCATGAGCGAGCAAACCCCCGATACCACGCCGCGCACAGGCCCGCGCGTCATCCAGAGTTACCTCAAGACGCTCGACTCCTCGCCGGGCGTCTACCGGATGCTGGATGCGCAGGCGCGTGTTCTCTACGTCGGCAAGGCGCGCAACCTGCGGGCGCGGGTGTCGAACTACGCTCGCCCCACCGGCCACACGCCGCGCATCGCCCGGATGATCCTCGAAACCGCGTCGATGATGTTCCTCACCACCTCGACCGAGACCGAGGCACTGCTGCTCGAACAGAACCTCATCAAGCAGCTCAAGCCGCGCTACAACGTGCTTTTGCGCGACGACAAGAGCTTCCCCAACATCATGGTGACCAAGGCGCACCCCTACCCGATGATCAAGAAGCACCGGGGGGCCAAGACCGAAAAGGGCGCCTATTACGGCCCCTTCGCCAGCGCCGGCGCAGTGAACCGCACGCTCGCGCAGCTTCAGAAGGTGTTCCAGCTGCGCAACTGCTCGGATTCCATGTTCGAAAGCCGCACGCGGCCCTGCCTGCAATACCAGATCAAGCGCTGCACGGCGCCCTGCGTCGGCTACATCTCGGAAGAGGAGTACGGCGCGCAAGTGCGGGACGCCGAGCGCTATCTCTCCGGCCGCTCCACCGACGTGCAGGAGAAGCTGAAGACCCAGATGATGGACGCCTCGGAATCGATGGAGTTCGAGCGCGCCGCCGCCCTGCGTGACCGGATCAAGGCTTTGACACAGGTGCAGACGGCGCAGGGCATCAACCCCCGCACGGTGACCGAGGCCGACCTGCTGGCGCTGCATCTCGAAAACGGGCAGGCCTGCGTGCAGGTCTTTTTCATCCGCGCCGGTCAGAACTGGGGCAACAACGATTTCTACCCCCGCGTCGGCGCCGACGTGGAAGAGGCCGAGGTGCTCGAGGCCTTCCTCGGCCAGTTCTACGACAACAAGGAACCGCCCCGGCAGGTGATCCTCTCGCACCCGATCGAGAACGAAGACCTGATGGCCGACGCCCTTTCCGGCAAGCGCGGCGGCAAGGTCGAGATCCTCGTGCCCAGGCGTGGCGAGAAGGCCGAGCTGGTCGACAGCGCGCTCCGCAACGCCCGCGAGAGCCTCGCCCGCAAGATGGCCGAGACGGCGACGCAAGCCAAGCTGCTCAAGGGGCTGGCCGAGGCCTTCGATCTCGAAGAGCCGCCGAAACGCATCGAGGTCTACGACAACAGCCACATCCAGGGCACCAATGCCGTCGGCGCCATGATCGTCGCCGGCCCCGACGGGCTGATGAAGAACCAGTACCGCAAGTTCAACATCCGCGGCGACGACCTGACCCCGGGCGACGATTTCGGCATGATGAAGGAGGTTCTGACCCGCCGCTTCAAGCGGTTGCTGAAGGAAGACCCCGACCGCGAAGAAGGGCACTGGCCCGACCTGCTGCTGATCGACGGCGGGGCAGGGCAGGTCAGCGCCGTCGCCCAGATCATGCGCGAGATGGGCGTGCAGGACATCCCCATGGTCGGCGTCGCCAAGGGCATCGACCGCGATCACGGCAAGGAAGAATTCCACCGCGTCGGCAAACGCCCCAAGGCGCTGCGCCACAACGACCCGGTGCTCTATTTCGTCCAGCGCCTGCGCGACGAGGCGCACAGGTTTGCCATCGGCACCCACCGCGCGAAACGCGCCAAGGGCGTCTCGGCCTCACCGCTCGACGACATCCCCGGCGTGGGCGCCTCCCGCAAGCGGGCGCTCCTCACCCATTTCGGCTCCGCCAAGGCCGTCAGCCGCGCGGCCCTGAGCGACCTGAAGGCGGTCGACGGCGTGTCGGAGGGGTTGGCGCAGAAGGTCTATGACTATTTCCACGAGAAAGGCTAGGCGCCCGGAATTTTCGA from the Roseovarius indicus genome contains:
- the uvrC gene encoding excinuclease ABC subunit UvrC, with protein sequence MSEQTPDTTPRTGPRVIQSYLKTLDSSPGVYRMLDAQARVLYVGKARNLRARVSNYARPTGHTPRIARMILETASMMFLTTSTETEALLLEQNLIKQLKPRYNVLLRDDKSFPNIMVTKAHPYPMIKKHRGAKTEKGAYYGPFASAGAVNRTLAQLQKVFQLRNCSDSMFESRTRPCLQYQIKRCTAPCVGYISEEEYGAQVRDAERYLSGRSTDVQEKLKTQMMDASESMEFERAAALRDRIKALTQVQTAQGINPRTVTEADLLALHLENGQACVQVFFIRAGQNWGNNDFYPRVGADVEEAEVLEAFLGQFYDNKEPPRQVILSHPIENEDLMADALSGKRGGKVEILVPRRGEKAELVDSALRNARESLARKMAETATQAKLLKGLAEAFDLEEPPKRIEVYDNSHIQGTNAVGAMIVAGPDGLMKNQYRKFNIRGDDLTPGDDFGMMKEVLTRRFKRLLKEDPDREEGHWPDLLLIDGGAGQVSAVAQIMREMGVQDIPMVGVAKGIDRDHGKEEFHRVGKRPKALRHNDPVLYFVQRLRDEAHRFAIGTHRAKRAKGVSASPLDDIPGVGASRKRALLTHFGSAKAVSRAALSDLKAVDGVSEGLAQKVYDYFHEKG
- a CDS encoding calcium/sodium antiporter, with the protein product MIVWLLAGLGLLILLLAGDALVKGAVNLSLRVGIPALIVSLTIVAFGTSAPELLISVNAVLDDKPGLGLGNVVGSNTANILLVLGVPALMTGLHTSQCDTRKTYLFMIGATVIFIGLAFRGTFDMLAGGLLLGMLAFVLADAFREARNHRRACAAAALDPDDEEEVEGADPNMPWWQIYVFLVLGLVGLPLGADLLVDNASIIARRYGVSDSVIGLTLVALGTSLPELATTVMAALRRQADVALGNVIGSNLFNLLAIIGITTMIGEIPVDPEFLQFDLWVMLGASLLLGPFVLMKIDINRIWGIVLTALYLVYVTFILT
- a CDS encoding SDR family oxidoreductase, translated to MTRALVTGAGKRLGRAMALDLARRGHDVAVHYASSADAAAEVVSEIEGMGRRAVALQADLLAEDEVQALLPRAAEALGGPILTLVNNASIFEYDRIETATRDSWDRHLESNLRAPFVLIQALAAQIPDPETDENGEPVAQGLAVNMIDQRVRKLTPEFMSYTIAKSALWTLTRTAAQGLAPKVRVNGIGPGPTIIGHRQSDDHFRRQRQSTVLERGADATDITAALGYLLDARAVTGQLICVDGGQHLGWQTPDIQGVEP